A stretch of DNA from Anthonomus grandis grandis chromosome 22, icAntGran1.3, whole genome shotgun sequence:
GGATCAGGCGTGCAAGCTTTTAAACGCCATATTCTTATAAACATATACTctttatttatagtaaaaaatattaaaaaaaagaatgataTCTGCTTTATCTCAGGCAGCATTCAGTTCGTCatcaaaaacacttaaaaataacaatatcgCCTACACTGTGAGGTTGTCTACCTCTGCTCGTCGTCGAAGGCAACGTTCATTCTTCCGgtatctattttaatatttatcaggATTTAATGCAAGGCTTTAGGTCGGTTTTAATGTGACAAAAGGGATCTTATTATTTATCGGAGGTGGTGTGTATTGAAGGTGTTATGATATGTGTAGACAAAATCATAGAAAAAGCAGGTCTCATTTAAGAATACCGTTTTTTTGACAGATGGCATTTTGAGTcctaaaaacatcaattaatcaattaCAATGTACAtcgtatataataatataatatacactTATCAATCATACAAGAAATATTTGATTCCAGTACCCTTTACGTATCTGTCAGGATGTTTCGTACATCCTGGCTAATTAAGATCAATTATTTACGATACAGAGATGCTATGTATGGCTCTCCCCATTTACCATTTTACGAATTAGGAAGTGTCGTATTATTTAACCCAGTTTGGTTTAGACCGGtaagataatatatataaaatttaagtatttttaggTAGAATTGATTCTTTATATAATTACTACAACAATTCAATGTTTGTTTTCTATTTGGAGTTCAAATGTGAATTAAGTTTAAGAAAGTCTGAAAgttcaaatttacttttagtACATTGTATCATCATCCATCCATACATCCATCCATCCATCCATCCATCACAAGGGTTAAGAAGTTTCTAATTACAgaatttaaattcgaaaaaaaataattgttaataattaataattgttgAACTTGAAGATTAATCCAACCGTATAAGCCATccatttactaatttttaatcaaCATTGGTGGCCGGTGGTTAGACTATAGTCTCCGTCGTATAGGTCACATTTTGCATTCATTGTCCTGTAGGTTTGCACCGATCTGTTCTGTTGTGCGGTGATCAATCTCGTCACTTGTGAGTGTACTCGGGCTCGTAGCAGGTTGAAGGGCATATTATCTTCTTGTTATCGTCTTacgatattttaaatacataatattatataagGTAACATctagttttaattaatgtatGTCAATCAATAGCTTAAAAGGAACTTTATATAtacttatttgttaaaaatcaaaaatgatcctcattattttcattgtatACGCGACAGTCTGATATGAAAGGTTGAGGGAGAGCATGTGAAAAACCTTGAAAACAAAATGCACAACCACTAAATCATACGAGTCGATGTAAAAAATTGGAACTGGTTGAGCCGATAGCCTCTTTGTTGGTTGTgctgtaaaaataatataacaaactGCACATGGAATATTATGTATAATGGCCACACGATTATAATTTACGAACGTAGGTTTCTTGGAAGTCAAATTCTTCTTGTTTTTcgtgtatttttgtttacagCGAACAAGGTGATTGCAGATTAAAAGCCCGTAATTTCCGATTTATTGTTGGTGTGTATTTCTGCCTGGTTTTATTTGCTTTTCTTTCGGTTATTAACATGCGGCTAGTgcttttagcataaaataataaacgttGTCCTCTCCAcctcttattattatttaaacatacaTACAAATGACTAGCGGCTcaccaatatataaaataagttaataaaaacatatcaaACAATCTCCCTTCTTCTTTCCAGGTTGCAAAATTAAAGCCCTTCGTGCCAAAACCAACACATATATAAAAACACCAGTGCGCGGGGAGGAACCCGTTTTCGTCGTAACCGGTCGCAAAGAAGACGTAGCAAAGGCCAAGCGGGAAATCCTTAGCGCCGCCGAACATTTCTCGCAGATTCGAGCATCTAGGAAGAACAATCTCGCTGGATTGGGAAGTGGTGCCAGCACGCCCCCCGGACCGCCAGCCAACATCCCTGGACATGTCACAATTCAAGTTAGGGTACCTTACCGGGTGGTGGGACTCGTAGTCGGACCCAAAGGTATGCCATATTCATAAAACCACGCTTAAATAGTGCAAATTAGATTCTAAATCGAAACATCTCAACCGTCTTCGATgtactaaaatatatataattttattccaggtgcCACAATTAAAAGAATCCAACACCAGACTCACACGTATATTGTAACCCCTAGCAGAGACAAGGAACCCGTGTTCGAAGTAACCGGTTTGCCAGAGAGCGTAGAATCAGCAAAGAGAGAAATCGAAGCTCACATCGCCATGCGTACAGGCAACACCGCCGCCCTTACTGGCTTACCGTCGTTCGGTGGCCTGGAGGACAACGAAATATTCGCTTCACTTTGCAAGCAAGGGCTCAGCTCGATCTTAAACTACATGGAACCCGCCCAGGATCAGTTTCCCGCTATGACCTCCTCGACAGGCAGTAGTGGTGCTTTTTCCTCCAGCGGATCTTGCAGTAGCAGCTCGAGTTCAATTGGAGGACGCGATTTGGGAACTATTTGGGGATCCACCGATAGGGATGAGGGTCTAGGAGATAGCCCGAGTTTCGATACGTCAACTGCTTTGTCTAGTATTTGGTCATATCCTACGGTGCCGGTGCCTTCAAGGCCCAGTCCCACTAACAGTACCAGTCCTGCTGATTCGCTGCTCTCTTCTAGTACGAAGTGTTTGGTGTGCAATGATGCTAAGGTAAGTCGAAACTCAAATAAAATCTCCGTCCGTTTTTTTCGGTTCAACGTTTCCTTTTGTTTTAGGTCACACATGCGTTAGTCCCATGCGGTCATAATTTCTTCTGTATGGAGTGCGCCAACAGAGTATGCGAAGGTAACGAAGCTCAGTGTCCGGTTTGTTCTCTACCAGCGATTCAGGCCATCAGGATCTTCTCCCCTAATCCTTAAATTCGTTTTGTTGAGGAAATGATCTCGTATATTCCCTTTTTGGTGCCTCTTTGGGCAGATTTTACCGTCGCCTTTTAAATCAGAAATTTAAAGGCCATTTTTTTATCATCTTATCAaaagcaataataatatttcttcttGCAGTATTCGAGTCCCAgtattatttagttttgatgaaaaaaagcGTATGGTAaagtttgcttaaaaaaaaaccatcacaTTCCCCACCTCCCCCCAAGGGTCTCCATATAATCCTGTGTTCAGCCCGGGGCCGGAGCTTattcctaaaaattaaaattcaaaaaaaaaaaaaagaaatcatacaacgaatcttcaaaaaaaaatttttttacttgttaACTTTTTTacgtattattaatttaaagaaaggTACGAGCCTGTGCCTCGGGCGTAGTCATCGCGTATGCCAGTTCatatatttccttttattattattattattattaccgtttttatattattattattattattattattaatactacTAGTTTTAGAATcgtgagttaatttttttatatttataaatcgAGCTCTACAAGtgtcataaaaaatgttttaggtAGCTAAATGTGCACTTCTAGACCTCAGTATTATTTTGTTTCGTTTTCTTGAACGTATATATCAGTAGATCCAAAATTGGTGGGTTAATGGTTGATTCTATGAAGTTCTCATATCAGTTTTCCAGATAAGcaatgcattttaaaaaattttaaataaaggttgCTTTAGACTTGAAAGTTCGAAAAATCATTCTAGTGACTGATATATGAAAGAATGTCCccagaaatatagtttttttttaaatttattgttgtaACGAACCCTGatagatgaaaatatttttttatttatcttgttTCATCTAaagaattaatagttttattttaggttgTTGGAATTAGATCTGATTAACGTCTAACTTGTATACTTCCAATAACCACTTTGTTTTGGATCtgctcatataaatattttaaaaactagacGTAAAATTCGTGACTATTTCTATAAAAGACAAAAGAGCGACaccatatatattattaaaaactatttaagcatatacatttttatattataaaactatttcgttaatttttaaaaatatatttttttaatttcgtctTCTGCCATTGATATATAAATACGTGAACTCGATCACACTCTTCAACAAGTCTGACATCAGcaattctcaaaaatattatttaagtgattcgtaataaaaagaaatatttaacatttgatAGAGTTAAATTAAACgtaaatagcaaaaataaaaaaaaaattaaatatatattcgGATTTGCGAGTGagaatatttagtattttagaGAGCATAAATGGTAAATGGAGTGCATCTGggttaagaaagttattaaataaaagacgGACTCGTGTGGCTTCGTGGCTATTCGGCTGTGATCGTCAAACAACTGCCATCGCGCAACTACGCAGGTTCCGCGCGATATGACTCGTTTcgtaaataattataaaaatgtcgcgaaaaaataattatcaacattttcattttgatGTCTAGCATGAaattacgatttaaaaaaatgtcgatcttctaataaatttaaacctGGCCGGCATTTGAGACGAAGTCATATCGTGAACGTACACCCCTAATAACAACATACATATCCATTAATTGTTAGTTAAAGCCCTTTTATTGTTGATTGTTTTGTTATAATGTGTGATGCATATATTTCTATATACTTTAAATAAGTTCTACTAtgactataaattattttataattgtgCGCGCCGGACCTGCGCGTGTTGTTCTTGGTTGTCAATTGTCGTTTTCTTTCTCTGTTTTTCTTTTGGGTCGATATTGTGAACGAGTTAATAATTTGATGTGAATCTCGTTTAGCAATAGTAACTCAGATTCACTGAAATTAATTTGATTCCTAATTTACGACCTAACATGAAAATcataacatttaaattcaaaataagtaaCAGTTCTAAGTGAAACAAATCAGTAAGGCTGTCTGCTCGCGAGTCCGTCCGCCCCCTCGCCCCTTGAATCTGATTTTCCAGTATTCACCCGTCatcattaaaaatcaattaatcacCGCCATTTTTGATATACGTGACTTGGTGCGTTATTATCATTAACGGATCAGCAATAaggcttttaaatatttatgtagttGAAATTTAGCGGTGCTGATTTTTTCGAAGCTTATGGGGAATATTTCATGTGTTCGGTTTTGTATTCCCGGGATAAGGcagaagaaaaataataataaaaatatgcctattcttgtttaataatttatcctGAAGTCCGCCATATTGATGTTCATGCCTCGTAGAATTAAACCTTTCAAAGATTTCCCATAAGTGAGAATGCATTTCTCCTTACTTGAAACCTTATTTGGTGTTTAGATAATTCTTTCGTCCTGCGCCGCCGCCGCGCCCTCAGCCTGTTTTATATGCGCTTatatattacttattaatatatgtattatctattatatatatatatttaaatattaagaagctatattttgtttttatttatttttttatgtactatttgaaaattgtcgttatagataaattatatatatatattttattataatattattattcttgcTTGCTGGGGCGGGGGTGTCGGAACGGCCGGACTAGTTTTAGTTTAAGTTTGTTTACATACGTACACTTGTATATAAGTTGTTGTTTGTAGGGTTaatatacttattattttatttttttacatattttttaaatacacgtTAGTACAAGTTCATGTTTTTCGTGTGTAGTGACTATATCAGAGcgattagttatattttatatttgatattttacgGCTCTTCTCGAAAGTTGcgcttttgtgttttttttttaaatttaagcgtGTTTTTCTGTTTAGAAATTTATCTATTCGGtagttttttttcgttttttttttcatagtagCGACTGACTGCaagatttttaagttttggttttataattCTTTCAGGTAACTAAAGTGATTGACGATAAtgactttttgactttttttaatgaataagaCTAAACTACGTCAGATCAACTTAGTTGTCCTAAAAGAACATATCtagcaaataatttttagatttttactaCTCCTACTTTTATATGTTTACTTTGCTACCAAATAAAAGTTcgtgatttatattttttgttttgttttgttttgtttaattaggaTTTTTGCCCttttctaatacattttttatctaATCTGACACTAATCTTATAGAAAGCATGAACCTTCATCTTCGTgtaataatttagatatttatgtaTTGTTTTGATGTTGTAATAATATCAATCATCATGCATGCTTAGTGAGTACTGTAGAGTCATATAGATCGGTAGATCTCAATgcacaaaatttataaatacaaaggcgcgtttttatattttactaacgacatattatataaaactattttagtaTACGCGTGGATTTTTAGATTTGTAGGCTTTATCATTTGATGGGAGGCTGGCAAACAAGTATTTTTAGGGGGAGCAATTAACATATGTAGGAAATTTCGGGGATATTTCGAAGTGTAGTCTTGTTTGCCTGCTCCATCCCACAAGATGCATTTAacgtaatattaatataattaaaaaataaaactgctcAATATGGTTGACAGAGTATATCGTTCTTATCGTTTTTCGGGGACGTGTGTAGCGGCGCTGTTAAGGCAATTCACTGACGCTTTTCTGGGTTATGATTATCTTTTgtcagagattttttttttattaatttatcaagagattgttttaatatatatatcttGCCGTTTCATATTTAATCACATACATAAAATCAAAGCAAGGACGAATCTTGATTATGTAATAAGATAATGAAGACA
This window harbors:
- the LOC126748514 gene encoding RNA-binding protein MEX3B, with amino-acid sequence MPTSLFPDMERASGIGDERALQLALELSMLGFNEPLGPVTVPESVDPNGDLSAAFVNPLGNPLDEVRSKKSQNMTECVPVPSSEHVAEIVGRQGCKIKALRAKTNTYIKTPVRGEEPVFVVTGRKEDVAKAKREILSAAEHFSQIRASRKNNLAGLGSGASTPPGPPANIPGHVTIQVRVPYRVVGLVVGPKGATIKRIQHQTHTYIVTPSRDKEPVFEVTGLPESVESAKREIEAHIAMRTGNTAALTGLPSFGGLEDNEIFASLCKQGLSSILNYMEPAQDQFPAMTSSTGSSGAFSSSGSCSSSSSSIGGRDLGTIWGSTDRDEGLGDSPSFDTSTALSSIWSYPTVPVPSRPSPTNSTSPADSLLSSSTKCLVCNDAKVTHALVPCGHNFFCMECANRVCEGNEAQCPVCSLPAIQAIRIFSPNP